The Chryseobacterium sp. 52 genome includes a region encoding these proteins:
- a CDS encoding GNAT family N-acetyltransferase, which produces MKLIAATGKDIPLIQDLARRSWENAYAEILSQEQMDYMLSEMYSEAEIGKHLMSPDYHYYLLQDENNGTYEGFIGYEHHYEAGVTKLHRIYLVPESKGKGFGKSALQFLNDKVSENGDQRIILNVNKHNAARDFYESQGYTVYGEGIFDIGNGFVMDDFLMEFLIHK; this is translated from the coding sequence ATGAAATTAATAGCAGCAACCGGGAAAGATATTCCTCTTATTCAGGATCTGGCGAGAAGATCCTGGGAAAATGCTTATGCTGAGATTCTTTCTCAGGAGCAGATGGATTATATGCTTTCCGAAATGTATTCCGAAGCTGAAATTGGCAAGCATCTCATGAGTCCGGATTATCATTATTACCTGCTTCAGGATGAAAATAATGGTACTTATGAAGGTTTTATCGGGTATGAACATCATTATGAGGCGGGAGTAACTAAGCTTCACCGCATCTATTTGGTTCCTGAAAGTAAAGGAAAAGGCTTTGGTAAAAGTGCCTTACAGTTCCTGAATGATAAAGTATCTGAAAACGGAGATCAGAGGATTATTTTGAATGTCAATAAACATAATGCTGCCCGAGACTTCTATGAATCCCAGGGATACACGGTCTACGGTGAAGGAATATTTGACATTGGAAATGGTTTTGTCATGGATGATTTTCTGATGGAATTCTTAATTCACAAATAA
- a CDS encoding helix-turn-helix domain-containing protein codes for MKMYVKFDFNALCKKVLDEKLKEHGLKYRLLNFGEVEFYEPITQEQHNLFKKNLKDYGIEIIESQKTALVQKIKDVIVELVFSENAVPIKASIYIAEKLNHSYGYLSNLFSEVAYTSIENFIILQKIEYAKELILNNKQSLTEIAHKLNYSSVAHLSTQFKNTTGITPSQFQKIIVKRRKIQNMAINSKMLYE; via the coding sequence ATGAAAATGTATGTAAAATTTGACTTCAACGCTCTTTGTAAGAAAGTGTTGGATGAAAAACTAAAAGAGCACGGGTTGAAATACCGTCTCCTCAACTTTGGAGAAGTGGAATTCTATGAACCCATTACGCAGGAGCAGCATAATCTTTTTAAGAAGAATCTTAAAGATTACGGGATAGAGATTATTGAAAGCCAAAAGACAGCTTTGGTACAGAAAATAAAAGATGTCATTGTAGAACTTGTTTTTTCTGAAAACGCGGTTCCTATAAAAGCATCTATTTATATTGCTGAAAAACTGAATCACAGCTACGGATATCTTTCCAATCTCTTTTCGGAGGTTGCCTATACATCAATAGAAAATTTTATTATCCTGCAGAAAATTGAGTATGCAAAAGAGCTGATCTTAAATAATAAGCAGAGCCTTACGGAAATCGCCCATAAATTGAATTATTCGAGTGTAGCCCATTTAAGCACCCAGTTTAAAAATACAACAGGAATCACACCTTCCCAGTTTCAGAAAATCATTGTAAAAAGAAGAAAAATCCAAAACATGGCTATAAATTCTAAAATGCTGTATGAATAA
- a CDS encoding response regulator, protein MNKEYLNVIAADDDEGNIIFFKNIFKGLKIGVKSQCFSGGEDLMKYLTSNGAIIPEIVFIKYDIPGKSCMECVEEIKSDSRFSNIVIAVYTDQISEIEIEEIFVSGANIFMRKPETYEGLKKSLTEIITINWQYHTSGLNKDNFIMKV, encoded by the coding sequence ATGAATAAAGAATATTTGAATGTAATAGCAGCAGATGATGACGAGGGTAATATCATATTCTTTAAAAATATTTTCAAAGGTTTAAAAATAGGAGTAAAGTCTCAGTGCTTCTCCGGAGGAGAGGATCTTATGAAGTATCTTACCAGCAACGGAGCCATTATTCCTGAAATCGTATTCATCAAGTATGATATTCCCGGGAAAAGCTGCATGGAATGTGTGGAAGAGATCAAGTCAGATTCAAGATTCAGTAATATTGTAATTGCGGTATATACCGATCAAATTTCAGAAATCGAAATAGAAGAAATCTTTGTAAGCGGGGCCAACATTTTTATGAGAAAACCGGAGACCTATGAAGGCTTAAAAAAATCACTTACAGAAATCATTACAATAAACTGGCAATACCATACTTCAGGATTGAATAAAGATAATTTTATTATGAAAGTATGA
- the recG gene encoding ATP-dependent DNA helicase RecG: MELGTSIEYVKGIGPERAKLIKSVLGMSTVDDLLNFYPIRYLDKNKVYKISQLEESSIEIQLKGRITQIQEIQNGKIKRLSAKFNDDTGTMDLVWFQYSKWLKEQIPINREVYIFGKINVFNRQFSMPHPEIEAEENKDGDNRLKPIYPSSEKLTKRGLNQRFFQTVLRNICKEIPHLIEENFPDYLTKAFKFLSRQHTFLNIHFPKDMEHFEKADNRLKFEESFFFQLGYALKKLHHKTHSPGNPFPVVGDHFNNFYNHHIPFDLTNAQKRVLKEIRLDMKRPVQMNRLLQGDVGSGKTMVALLTMLIAMDNGFQSCIMAPTEILAQQHYNGIKDLLTETGINVRLLTGSSKTSERKIIHEELENGTLSMLVGTHAVLEDKVKFKNLGLAIIDEQHRFGVAQRAKLWAKNKIPPHILVMTATPIPRTLAMSFYSDLDVSVIDEMPVGRKPIITAHRREKDRTYVYNFCRDEIKKGRQVYFVYPLIEESETLDYKNLMEGLDHVMDAFSDYNVTMLHGKMKPAEKDVAMNYFASGKAEIMVATTVIEVGVNVPNASVMVIESSERFGLSQLHQLRGRVGRGAEQSYCILMTSDKLSKESRTRIKTMTETNDGFKISEVDMQLRGPGDILGTQQSGVVDFKRLDLVNDSAIIKTTKNTVDKILETDPLLANPDNLIIKNYYLRYYKGKNKWSKIS, encoded by the coding sequence CTGGAACTTGGTACATCCATAGAATACGTCAAAGGAATAGGTCCTGAAAGAGCCAAACTCATTAAAAGTGTGTTAGGGATGTCTACAGTGGATGACCTTCTGAACTTCTACCCTATCCGCTACCTGGATAAGAATAAAGTATATAAGATTTCTCAGCTCGAGGAAAGCAGTATTGAAATTCAGCTTAAAGGAAGAATCACGCAGATTCAGGAGATCCAGAATGGCAAAATAAAAAGGCTTTCGGCAAAATTCAATGATGATACCGGAACGATGGATCTGGTATGGTTTCAGTATTCAAAATGGCTTAAAGAACAAATTCCAATCAACCGGGAAGTTTATATTTTCGGAAAGATCAATGTTTTTAACCGTCAGTTTTCTATGCCTCATCCTGAAATAGAGGCTGAGGAAAATAAAGATGGTGACAACCGTTTGAAACCCATTTATCCAAGTTCAGAAAAACTTACTAAAAGAGGTCTGAACCAAAGGTTTTTCCAGACAGTTTTAAGGAATATCTGTAAAGAAATCCCTCATCTCATCGAAGAAAATTTCCCCGATTATCTTACAAAAGCTTTCAAATTTTTATCAAGACAGCATACTTTTTTAAATATTCATTTCCCAAAAGATATGGAACATTTTGAAAAAGCAGATAACAGGCTGAAGTTTGAAGAATCTTTCTTTTTTCAGCTGGGATATGCCTTGAAAAAACTTCATCATAAAACCCATTCACCCGGAAATCCGTTTCCTGTTGTGGGTGATCATTTTAATAATTTTTACAATCATCATATTCCTTTTGATCTTACGAATGCACAGAAGCGGGTTTTAAAAGAAATCCGGTTGGATATGAAAAGACCGGTTCAGATGAACAGGCTACTCCAGGGTGATGTGGGATCGGGAAAAACAATGGTGGCTTTACTGACCATGCTGATTGCTATGGACAATGGTTTTCAGAGCTGTATAATGGCTCCAACAGAAATTCTTGCCCAGCAGCACTACAACGGTATCAAGGATCTTTTAACAGAAACCGGCATCAATGTGCGTCTTCTGACAGGTTCCTCCAAAACGTCGGAAAGAAAGATCATCCACGAAGAACTGGAAAATGGAACATTATCTATGTTGGTAGGGACTCATGCTGTTTTGGAAGATAAAGTAAAGTTTAAGAACCTTGGTCTCGCTATTATTGATGAGCAACACAGATTTGGGGTTGCCCAAAGAGCGAAATTATGGGCTAAAAATAAAATTCCACCGCATATTCTGGTGATGACTGCAACGCCTATTCCAAGGACCCTGGCGATGAGTTTTTATTCTGATCTTGATGTTTCCGTGATTGATGAGATGCCGGTAGGAAGAAAACCGATTATTACCGCCCACAGACGTGAAAAAGACAGAACATATGTGTATAATTTCTGCAGGGACGAGATTAAAAAAGGAAGACAGGTGTATTTTGTGTATCCGCTGATCGAAGAATCTGAAACGCTGGATTATAAAAATCTGATGGAAGGTCTTGACCATGTCATGGATGCATTCTCCGACTACAATGTCACAATGCTTCACGGCAAAATGAAACCTGCCGAAAAAGATGTTGCTATGAATTATTTTGCTTCCGGAAAAGCAGAAATTATGGTAGCCACCACAGTGATTGAAGTAGGAGTTAATGTTCCGAATGCTTCCGTAATGGTGATAGAAAGTTCAGAAAGATTCGGGCTTTCCCAGCTTCACCAGTTGCGGGGACGTGTGGGAAGAGGCGCAGAGCAGAGTTACTGTATCCTGATGACTTCTGATAAATTATCCAAGGAGAGCAGAACCCGTATCAAAACGATGACTGAAACAAATGACGGATTCAAAATATCTGAGGTAGATATGCAGCTCAGAGGGCCCGGAGATATTTTGGGAACACAGCAAAGCGGAGTGGTAGATTTCAAAAGACTGGATCTTGTGAATGATTCTGCCATCATTAAAACGACAAAAAATACAGTTGATAAGATTCTGGAAACAGATCCGCTTCTTGCAAATCCTGACAACCTGATCATCAAAAACTACTACCTGAGGTACTACAAAGGAAAAAATAAGTGGAGTAAAATTTCATAA
- a CDS encoding thioredoxin family protein: MKKIISIILLLLVNFSFAQVKWMTIEEAIKAQKENPKKILVDFYADWCAPCKIMDKKTYGHAVIAQILNENYYPVKFNAEEKKSIDVFGRTFSNDNTEHQKGKNSLHEFTQYMNVGAVPSTVFLDEKGGPITILQGELSAKELEPYLEFISKDLFKKIRTREQWEDYQKKFKSKIKD, translated from the coding sequence ATGAAGAAAATTATAAGCATAATACTTCTACTTTTAGTAAATTTCAGTTTTGCTCAGGTAAAATGGATGACTATTGAGGAAGCTATAAAAGCCCAAAAAGAAAATCCTAAAAAAATTCTGGTTGATTTCTATGCAGACTGGTGTGCCCCATGTAAGATTATGGACAAAAAAACATACGGTCATGCTGTCATTGCACAGATTTTAAATGAAAATTACTATCCTGTAAAGTTTAATGCTGAAGAAAAAAAATCTATTGATGTTTTTGGAAGAACATTTTCCAATGACAATACGGAACATCAAAAAGGAAAAAACTCTTTGCATGAATTTACTCAATATATGAATGTTGGTGCTGTTCCAAGTACTGTATTTCTGGATGAGAAAGGCGGTCCTATCACTATTCTTCAGGGAGAACTTTCAGCCAAAGAACTGGAACCTTATTTAGAATTTATTTCAAAAGATCTTTTCAAAAAAATCCGTACCAGAGAACAGTGGGAGGATTATCAGAAAAAGTTCAAATCTAAGATTAAGGATTAA
- a CDS encoding peptide MFS transporter — translation MSLTLDEIQNFKGKYPRQIWSLFFSEMWERFCFYGMRGMLVFFMISQLNFHEKEANLQYGATQAFVYAFTFVGGLFADKILGFRKSLFWGGLLMIVGSLILATDPHKFFFLGIAFTVVGTGFFKPNISSMVGQLYKPNDSRADAGFSLFYAGINLGALLGGYFCIAIGKGEILGDTIPEGMRWNIAFGLASVVMVISLINFVFTQKTLGTIGLQPGHPLAEVKSAPIPKWKEYGVYVLSLIFVPIIMKMVAKTEYTDYFMWTIGPLTLIYLFYEMSKVTPSERKKLWAALVFIIFSIIFWGIYEQSGGSLSIFAAKNLNKDLFGLDPNGVNNSGGAFFIIFLAPLIGLLWLWLSKRKIEPNTIVKFGLGFIFLGIGYYVLFATRLFADLQGITSLNFFTLALLVITLGELCLSPIGLSIMTKLSTKNLQGMMMGMWFLASAYGQYVAGIIGAGLATAKEGSTNYDVLITYTDGYKQLGLYAVIAGVVLILISPFVKKLMQEVK, via the coding sequence ATGAGCTTAACTCTAGATGAAATACAAAATTTCAAAGGAAAATATCCCAGACAGATCTGGAGCCTGTTTTTCTCTGAAATGTGGGAACGTTTCTGTTTCTACGGAATGCGTGGAATGCTGGTTTTCTTTATGATCTCACAGCTTAATTTCCACGAAAAGGAAGCTAATCTTCAATATGGCGCTACCCAGGCATTCGTATATGCCTTTACTTTCGTTGGCGGTCTTTTCGCTGATAAGATTCTCGGATTCAGAAAATCCCTCTTTTGGGGTGGACTTCTGATGATTGTGGGAAGTTTAATCCTCGCCACGGATCCGCATAAGTTTTTCTTCTTAGGAATCGCATTTACCGTAGTAGGAACAGGTTTTTTCAAACCCAATATCTCATCTATGGTAGGCCAGCTTTATAAACCTAACGATTCAAGAGCTGATGCAGGATTCTCTCTTTTTTATGCAGGAATCAACCTGGGAGCTTTACTGGGAGGATATTTCTGTATTGCCATTGGTAAAGGAGAAATTTTAGGAGATACAATTCCGGAGGGAATGAGATGGAATATTGCTTTTGGACTTGCGTCAGTAGTGATGGTCATCAGCCTTATCAATTTTGTTTTCACCCAAAAAACACTGGGTACAATAGGTCTTCAGCCGGGGCATCCTTTGGCAGAAGTAAAATCGGCTCCAATCCCAAAATGGAAAGAATATGGAGTATATGTTTTATCTCTGATTTTCGTTCCAATTATCATGAAAATGGTTGCCAAAACGGAATACACAGATTATTTTATGTGGACCATCGGGCCTTTGACATTGATCTATCTGTTTTATGAAATGTCCAAAGTAACACCATCTGAACGTAAAAAACTTTGGGCGGCTTTAGTTTTCATTATATTCTCTATTATATTCTGGGGAATTTATGAACAGAGCGGCGGTTCTTTAAGCATTTTCGCGGCTAAAAACCTGAATAAAGATCTTTTTGGACTGGATCCGAATGGTGTCAATAACTCAGGAGGTGCATTTTTTATTATATTCCTTGCTCCACTTATCGGACTGCTCTGGCTATGGCTGAGCAAAAGAAAAATTGAACCTAATACGATCGTGAAATTCGGTCTGGGATTCATTTTCCTTGGTATCGGATATTATGTTTTATTTGCCACCAGACTTTTTGCTGATCTTCAGGGGATAACCTCACTGAACTTTTTCACATTGGCATTATTGGTTATCACTCTTGGGGAATTGTGTCTGTCACCTATCGGATTATCGATTATGACGAAGCTTTCCACCAAAAACCTTCAGGGAATGATGATGGGAATGTGGTTCCTGGCTTCCGCTTACGGACAGTATGTTGCTGGAATCATCGGGGCCGGACTTGCCACAGCAAAAGAAGGTTCTACCAACTATGATGTTTTAATCACTTATACTGATGGATATAAACAATTGGGATTATATGCGGTAATTGCCGGTGTGGTATTAATTTTGATATCTCCGTTCGTGAAAAAATTAATGCAGGAGGTAAAATAA
- a CDS encoding PDDEXK nuclease domain-containing protein produces MLLCSEKDETIVKYSVLNDKNNLFTSKYLLYLPKEEELKEIIDQDRIRFELDQNNNKNP; encoded by the coding sequence ATTCTGCTATGTTCAGAAAAAGATGAAACTATCGTAAAATATTCCGTACTGAATGATAAAAACAATCTGTTTACAAGCAAATATCTACTGTACCTTCCAAAAGAAGAAGAATTAAAAGAAATCATTGATCAGGACAGAATTCGTTTTGAACTGGATCAAAACAATAATAAAAACCCCTAA
- a CDS encoding DUF1016 N-terminal domain-containing protein has protein sequence MMEISEDSLFQSVKEIIRQSCQKVFRIANSALRLTYWQIRQLIVEDEQQGKERAEYGKYALKNLSQKLSLEFGKGFNHTNLSNMRTFHQTVDALRQQLSCPHYRLVIRLDHIDKMNCYFDEAIQNNWNYRHLKRQ, from the coding sequence ATGATGGAAATTTCCGAAGATTCTTTATTTCAATCCGTAAAGGAAATTATTAGACAGTCGTGCCAAAAAGTGTTTCGGATAGCGAATTCTGCTTTACGGCTTACGTACTGGCAGATCAGACAACTGATAGTAGAAGATGAACAACAGGGAAAAGAACGCGCTGAATACGGAAAGTATGCATTAAAAAACTTATCTCAGAAACTTTCTTTAGAATTTGGAAAAGGTTTTAATCATACCAATCTTTCCAATATGCGTACGTTTCATCAAACTGTTGATGCGTTACGTCAACAATTGAGCTGCCCCCATTACAGATTAGTTATAAGACTTGATCACATTGATAAAATGAACTGTTATTTCGATGAAGCTATTCAGAATAACTGGAATTACCGGCATTTGAAAAGACAATAA